The Agromyces atrinae genome window below encodes:
- a CDS encoding glutathione peroxidase yields the protein MSIREIPIQTMEGTTTSLSDYEGDVILIVNVASRCGLAPQYEKLEELQRTYGERGFTVLGFPSNQFLQELSSNDAIKEFCSTTYGVTFPVFDRVKVNGRNAHPLYTELKKAKDGSGKAGRVTWNFEKFLVLPNGKIKRFRPTTEPDAPEIVSAIEAALPR from the coding sequence ATGAGCATTCGCGAGATCCCCATCCAGACCATGGAGGGAACCACGACCTCCCTCTCCGACTACGAGGGCGATGTCATCCTCATCGTGAACGTCGCCTCGCGCTGCGGCCTCGCACCGCAGTACGAGAAGCTCGAAGAGCTGCAGCGCACCTATGGTGAGCGCGGCTTCACGGTCCTCGGGTTCCCGAGCAACCAGTTCCTCCAGGAGCTCTCGTCGAACGACGCCATCAAGGAGTTCTGCTCCACGACGTACGGCGTGACCTTCCCCGTCTTCGACCGCGTCAAGGTCAACGGCCGCAACGCCCACCCGCTCTACACCGAGCTCAAGAAGGCGAAGGACGGCTCGGGTAAGGCCGGCCGCGTGACGTGGAACTTCGAGAAGTTCCTCGTGCTGCCGAACGGCAAGATCAAGCGGTTCCGACCGACGACCGAGCCCGACGCGCCCGAGATCGTCTCCGCGATCGAGGCGGCACTCCCCCGCTAG
- a CDS encoding SulP family inorganic anion transporter codes for MATITQRVDNSVLGALRSPRLLTREVLAGLVVALALIPEAISFSIIAGVDPRVGLFSSFIMAVSIAFLGGRPAMISAATGAVALVIAPVARDYGMDYFIATVLLAGVFQVLLGVLGVAKLMRFIPRSVMVGFVNALAILIFAAQFPHLIGVPWLVYPLVALALVILIGLPRLTRVVPAPLVAIVVLTAITVFGALAVPTVGDQGELPSTLPELFIPNVPLTWETFTTIAPFALAMALVGLLESLMTAKLVDDITDTGSNKTREAWGQGVSNMISGIFGGMGGCAMIGQTMINVKVSGARTRISTFLAGVFLLILVVVFGDIVALIPMAALVAVMVMVSVGTFDWHSIRPSTLKRMPKSETLVMVATVAIVVATHNLAIGVIAGVVVAMVLFARRVAHFATVTRTVDDGVARYIVDGELFFASSNDLTTQFDYAGDPERVVIDFSRSHLWDASTIASLDAITTKYARHGIQVEVVGLNASSTSLRERLSGRLGGEG; via the coding sequence ATGGCGACGATCACGCAGCGCGTCGACAACTCGGTGCTCGGGGCACTGCGGTCGCCCCGGCTCCTGACGCGCGAGGTCCTCGCGGGTCTCGTCGTCGCCCTCGCGCTCATCCCCGAGGCGATCTCGTTCTCGATCATCGCGGGCGTCGACCCGCGCGTCGGCCTCTTCTCGTCGTTCATCATGGCCGTCTCGATCGCGTTCCTCGGCGGGCGCCCCGCGATGATCTCGGCGGCGACCGGAGCCGTCGCGCTCGTCATCGCGCCCGTCGCCCGCGATTACGGCATGGACTACTTCATCGCGACCGTGCTGCTCGCGGGCGTCTTCCAGGTGCTGCTCGGGGTGCTCGGTGTCGCGAAGCTCATGCGCTTCATTCCGCGCAGCGTCATGGTCGGCTTCGTCAACGCCCTCGCCATCCTCATCTTCGCGGCGCAGTTCCCGCACCTCATCGGCGTGCCGTGGCTGGTCTATCCGCTCGTGGCGCTCGCCCTCGTCATCCTCATCGGACTCCCCCGCCTCACGCGCGTCGTGCCCGCGCCCCTCGTCGCGATCGTCGTGCTCACGGCGATCACCGTGTTCGGCGCCCTCGCGGTGCCGACGGTCGGCGATCAGGGCGAACTGCCGAGCACGCTGCCCGAGCTCTTCATCCCGAACGTGCCGCTCACGTGGGAGACGTTCACGACGATCGCTCCCTTCGCCCTCGCGATGGCGCTCGTCGGACTCCTCGAATCGCTTATGACCGCGAAGCTCGTCGACGACATCACCGACACGGGCTCGAACAAGACCCGTGAGGCGTGGGGTCAGGGCGTCTCGAACATGATCTCGGGAATCTTCGGCGGCATGGGCGGCTGCGCGATGATCGGCCAGACGATGATCAACGTCAAGGTCTCGGGCGCGCGCACGCGCATCTCGACGTTCCTCGCGGGCGTCTTCCTGCTCATCCTCGTCGTCGTGTTCGGCGACATCGTCGCGCTCATCCCTATGGCCGCGCTCGTCGCCGTCATGGTGATGGTCTCGGTGGGAACCTTCGACTGGCACAGCATCCGGCCGTCGACCCTGAAGCGCATGCCGAAGAGCGAGACGCTCGTCATGGTGGCGACCGTCGCGATCGTCGTCGCGACGCACAACCTCGCCATCGGTGTCATCGCGGGAGTGGTGGTCGCGATGGTGCTCTTCGCCCGTCGGGTCGCGCACTTCGCGACGGTGACGAGGACGGTGGATGACGGCGTCGCGCGCTACATCGTCGACGGCGAGTTGTTCTTCGCGTCGTCGAACGACCTGACGACGCAGTTCGACTACGCGGGCGACCCCGAGCGAGTCGTCATCGACTTCTCGCGATCGCACCTGTGGGATGCGTCGACGATCGCCTCGCTCGACGCCATCACGACGAAGTATGCCCGTCACGGCATCCAGGTCGAGGTCGTCGGCTTGAACGCCTCGAGCACCTCGTTGCGCGAGCGGCTCTCGGGGCGCCTGGGCGGCGAGGGGTAG
- a CDS encoding response regulator transcription factor codes for MRILVVDDEARLADGVRRGLEAEGFAVDVAGNGVDGLWFAEEYTYDAIILDIMMPGMSGYRVCEKLRAAGDWTPVLMLTAKDGEWDQVEALDTGADDFLSKPFSFAVLVARIRALVRRGSRERPVAIEVGDLRLDPAAKRVSRGDVAIDLTSREFAVLEFLVRNAGAVVSKRDVLDNVWDVDFDGDPNIVEVYVRHLRNKIDRPFGVTSIETLRGSGYRLGVARA; via the coding sequence ATGAGGATTCTGGTTGTCGACGACGAGGCGCGCCTCGCCGATGGCGTGCGACGCGGCCTTGAGGCCGAGGGATTCGCCGTCGATGTCGCCGGAAACGGTGTCGACGGGCTCTGGTTCGCGGAGGAGTACACGTACGACGCGATCATCCTCGACATCATGATGCCGGGCATGAGCGGCTACCGCGTGTGCGAGAAGCTGCGCGCGGCGGGCGATTGGACTCCCGTGCTCATGCTCACGGCGAAGGACGGCGAGTGGGACCAGGTCGAGGCGCTCGACACCGGCGCCGACGATTTCCTCAGCAAGCCCTTCTCTTTCGCCGTGCTCGTCGCTCGCATCCGCGCCCTCGTGCGCCGGGGCTCGCGCGAACGCCCGGTCGCGATCGAGGTCGGTGACCTGCGGCTCGACCCCGCGGCGAAGCGCGTCTCGCGCGGCGACGTCGCGATCGACCTGACATCACGTGAGTTCGCCGTCCTCGAATTCCTCGTACGGAATGCCGGCGCCGTCGTCTCGAAGCGCGATGTGCTCGACAACGTGTGGGACGTCGACTTCGACGGCGACCCGAACATCGTCGAGGTCTACGTGCGGCACCTTCGCAACAAGATCGACCGACCGTTCGGAGTGACCTCGATCGAGACGCTCCGCGGCTCGGGATACCGGCTGGGCGTGGCACGTGCGTAA